A window from Pagrus major chromosome 4, Pma_NU_1.0 encodes these proteins:
- the caprin1a gene encoding caprin-1a isoform X2: MPSAMVGNSAVQSAIPELGNGSHCETMKQVLGVVEKKVRNMEKKKSKLDDYQAKKDKGESLNQDQLEALAKYQEITNNLEFARELQKSFLALGQEVQKAVKKSARREQLQREEGEQRRLKTVLELQFLLDQMGEDSVRQELKRSDATGSPLLTDADLTSLDEFYKLVGPDRNYDVRLTDQYEEASVHLWELLEGRDKAVAGTTYKSLKDTLDKVLLSGYFDRAQTHQNGTCEEEEEPEEQTVVAEVKAVKQPSEPEGTATEKYTEAVKVETTEFVNRQFIPETTYSSTDKDQVEEWTVEAQMVNSLQHQPPAQLATEPTVAVDHGPPNPTSDPVVRKQAVQDLMAQMQGTYNFMQDSMLEFDGQALDPAIVSAQPMKPGQTVDLQQMGCPPTLSESRLPPTSAVSGPQESSQGSMSLSSEQSPAPCSLSSAFPPVSKPPHTGGINVNAAPFQSVQAVFNLNAPVPPATDGQADPLKQPSQFPGGYGPGFSSQSESTVDQPDIPQETLQSVVGGFQPQDPVMPSAGGHEESSPAAGFGQPGQSFYNSRAVPRGGPRNGRGMMNGYRGSSNGFRGGYEGYRPPFSNAPSSGYGQTQFNTSRDYSNNTYQREGYQQNYKRGAAQGPRGLSRGNAQAMRS, from the exons ATGCCTTCAGCGATGGTTGGAAACAGTGCTGTCCAGTCTGCCATTCCAGAGCTGGGAAATGGAAGTCATTGTGAGACGATGAAACAGGTTCTTGGTGTGGTTGAAAAGAAGGTTCGGaacatggaaaagaaaaag TCCAAACTGGATGACTATCAGGCAAAGAAGGATAAGGGAGAAAGTCTGAATCAAGATCAACTG GAAGCCTTGGCAAAGTACCAAGAGATCACCAACAATCTTGAGTTTGCTCGAGAATTGCAGAAGAGCTTCCTGGCGTTGGGCCAAGAG GTACAAAAGGCGGTGAAGAAGTCTGCAAGACGGGAACAGCTGCAGCGGGAGGAGGGTGAACAACGGCGGCTGAAGACGGTTTTGGagcttcagtttttattggaccAGATGGGAGAGGACAGTGTCAGGCAGGAGCTTAAACGGTCTGATGCTACTGGTTCACCTTTGCTCACTGACGCTGACCTCACATCCCTGGATGAGTTTTACAAACTGGTGGGACCTGATAGGAACTATGATGTCAG GTTGACTGATCAATATGAGGAGGCCTCAGTACACTTGTGGGAACTGCTTGAGGGCAGAGACAAGGCTGTTGCAGGGACCACAT ACAAGTCACTGAAGGACACTCTGGATAAAGTGCTGCTGAGTGGTTACTTTGACAGAGCACAAACTCATCAGAATGGGACGtgcgaggaggaagaggaaccAGAGGAACAGACAGTGGTGGCTGAGGTTAAGGCTGTAAAGCAGCCATCAGAACCTG AAGGAACAGCTACTGAAAAATACACTGAGGCAGTTAAAGTGGAAACCACAGAG TTTGTAAACAGACAGTTCATTCCAGAAACAACGTACAGCAGTACAGACAAAGACCAAGTGGAGGAGTGGACAGTGGAGGCTCAG ATGGTGAATTCCCTCCAGCACCAGCCCCCTGCCCAGCTGGCTACAGAACCAACCGTTGCTGTGGACCACGGCCCTCCAAATCCAACCAGTGACCCAGTGGTCAGAAAGCAGGCAGTGCAAGACCTCATGGCCCAGATGCAAGGGACATACAACTTCATGCAG GACTCCATGTTGGAGTTTGACGGCCAGGCTCTGGACCCAGCCATTGTGTCCGCCCAGCCGATGAAGCCTGGGCAGACTGTTGACCTACAGCAGATGGGCTGTCCTCCAA CCCTCTCAGAGTCCAGACTTCCCCCAACAAGTGCAGTGTCTGGACCACAGGAATCCTCACAA GGCTCGATGTCTCTGTCGTCTGAGCAGTCCCCCGCCCCATGTTCCCTGTCCTCTGCCTTTCCACCTGTCTCCAAACCCCCCCACACTGGAGGCATCAATGTCAACGCAGCACCCTTCCAGTCAGTTCAAGCG GTATTTAATCTGAATGCACCTGTACCTCCAGCCACTGATGGTCAAGCAGATCCTCTGAAGCAGCCCAGCCAGTTCCCTGGTGGCTATGGACCGGGCTTTAGCAGCCAGTCAGAAAGTACTGTAGACCAACCTGacatcccacaggagacattACAGTCAG TTGTCGGTGGCTTCCAGCCCCAAGACCCGGTCATGCCCTCAGCAGGCGGCCATGAAGAGTCTTCTCCAGCCGCAGGGTTTGGACAGCCGGGACAGTCCTTCTACAACAGCAGGGCTGTGCCCAGGGGTGGACCCAGGAATGGCCGTGGCATGATGAACGGATACCGGGGCTCCTCCAATGGATTTAGAG GGGGATATGAAGGCTATCGCCCCCCTTTCTCAAATGCTCCCAGCAGTGGTTATGGTCAAACCCAATTTAACACGTCCCGGGACTATTCCAATAACACCTACCAGCGG GAGGGATATCAGCAAAACTACAAGCGGGGAGCTGCCCAAGGACCTCGAGGTTTGTCTCGAGGAAATGCTCAAGCAATGCGATCCTAA
- the caprin1a gene encoding caprin-1a isoform X1 produces MPSAMVGNSAVQSAIPELGNGSHCETMKQVLGVVEKKVRNMEKKKSKLDDYQAKKDKGESLNQDQLEALAKYQEITNNLEFARELQKSFLALGQEVQKAVKKSARREQLQREEGEQRRLKTVLELQFLLDQMGEDSVRQELKRSDATGSPLLTDADLTSLDEFYKLVGPDRNYDVRLTDQYEEASVHLWELLEGRDKAVAGTTYKSLKDTLDKVLLSGYFDRAQTHQNGTCEEEEEPEEQTVVAEVKAVKQPSEPEGTATEKYTEAVKVETTEFVNRQFIPETTYSSTDKDQVEEWTVEAQMVNSLQHQPPAQLATEPTVAVDHGPPNPTSDPVVRKQAVQDLMAQMQGTYNFMQDSMLEFDGQALDPAIVSAQPMKPGQTVDLQQMGCPPTALSESRLPPTSAVSGPQESSQGSMSLSSEQSPAPCSLSSAFPPVSKPPHTGGINVNAAPFQSVQAVFNLNAPVPPATDGQADPLKQPSQFPGGYGPGFSSQSESTVDQPDIPQETLQSVVGGFQPQDPVMPSAGGHEESSPAAGFGQPGQSFYNSRAVPRGGPRNGRGMMNGYRGSSNGFRGGYEGYRPPFSNAPSSGYGQTQFNTSRDYSNNTYQREGYQQNYKRGAAQGPRGLSRGNAQAMRS; encoded by the exons ATGCCTTCAGCGATGGTTGGAAACAGTGCTGTCCAGTCTGCCATTCCAGAGCTGGGAAATGGAAGTCATTGTGAGACGATGAAACAGGTTCTTGGTGTGGTTGAAAAGAAGGTTCGGaacatggaaaagaaaaag TCCAAACTGGATGACTATCAGGCAAAGAAGGATAAGGGAGAAAGTCTGAATCAAGATCAACTG GAAGCCTTGGCAAAGTACCAAGAGATCACCAACAATCTTGAGTTTGCTCGAGAATTGCAGAAGAGCTTCCTGGCGTTGGGCCAAGAG GTACAAAAGGCGGTGAAGAAGTCTGCAAGACGGGAACAGCTGCAGCGGGAGGAGGGTGAACAACGGCGGCTGAAGACGGTTTTGGagcttcagtttttattggaccAGATGGGAGAGGACAGTGTCAGGCAGGAGCTTAAACGGTCTGATGCTACTGGTTCACCTTTGCTCACTGACGCTGACCTCACATCCCTGGATGAGTTTTACAAACTGGTGGGACCTGATAGGAACTATGATGTCAG GTTGACTGATCAATATGAGGAGGCCTCAGTACACTTGTGGGAACTGCTTGAGGGCAGAGACAAGGCTGTTGCAGGGACCACAT ACAAGTCACTGAAGGACACTCTGGATAAAGTGCTGCTGAGTGGTTACTTTGACAGAGCACAAACTCATCAGAATGGGACGtgcgaggaggaagaggaaccAGAGGAACAGACAGTGGTGGCTGAGGTTAAGGCTGTAAAGCAGCCATCAGAACCTG AAGGAACAGCTACTGAAAAATACACTGAGGCAGTTAAAGTGGAAACCACAGAG TTTGTAAACAGACAGTTCATTCCAGAAACAACGTACAGCAGTACAGACAAAGACCAAGTGGAGGAGTGGACAGTGGAGGCTCAG ATGGTGAATTCCCTCCAGCACCAGCCCCCTGCCCAGCTGGCTACAGAACCAACCGTTGCTGTGGACCACGGCCCTCCAAATCCAACCAGTGACCCAGTGGTCAGAAAGCAGGCAGTGCAAGACCTCATGGCCCAGATGCAAGGGACATACAACTTCATGCAG GACTCCATGTTGGAGTTTGACGGCCAGGCTCTGGACCCAGCCATTGTGTCCGCCCAGCCGATGAAGCCTGGGCAGACTGTTGACCTACAGCAGATGGGCTGTCCTCCAA CAGCCCTCTCAGAGTCCAGACTTCCCCCAACAAGTGCAGTGTCTGGACCACAGGAATCCTCACAA GGCTCGATGTCTCTGTCGTCTGAGCAGTCCCCCGCCCCATGTTCCCTGTCCTCTGCCTTTCCACCTGTCTCCAAACCCCCCCACACTGGAGGCATCAATGTCAACGCAGCACCCTTCCAGTCAGTTCAAGCG GTATTTAATCTGAATGCACCTGTACCTCCAGCCACTGATGGTCAAGCAGATCCTCTGAAGCAGCCCAGCCAGTTCCCTGGTGGCTATGGACCGGGCTTTAGCAGCCAGTCAGAAAGTACTGTAGACCAACCTGacatcccacaggagacattACAGTCAG TTGTCGGTGGCTTCCAGCCCCAAGACCCGGTCATGCCCTCAGCAGGCGGCCATGAAGAGTCTTCTCCAGCCGCAGGGTTTGGACAGCCGGGACAGTCCTTCTACAACAGCAGGGCTGTGCCCAGGGGTGGACCCAGGAATGGCCGTGGCATGATGAACGGATACCGGGGCTCCTCCAATGGATTTAGAG GGGGATATGAAGGCTATCGCCCCCCTTTCTCAAATGCTCCCAGCAGTGGTTATGGTCAAACCCAATTTAACACGTCCCGGGACTATTCCAATAACACCTACCAGCGG GAGGGATATCAGCAAAACTACAAGCGGGGAGCTGCCCAAGGACCTCGAGGTTTGTCTCGAGGAAATGCTCAAGCAATGCGATCCTAA